In Chryseobacterium turcicum, a single window of DNA contains:
- the rpsA gene encoding 30S ribosomal protein S1, whose translation MSKETNSAEVLLNQNVAPEQFDWDSFESGLDADARKEKSDLEEIYNGSLSSLNDNDVITGKVVRLTDKEAIVDIDFKSEGVISLNEFRYNPGLKVGDEVEVMVDRREDKTGQLQLSHRKARTLKAWDRVNELHETGEIVNGFVKSRTKGGMIVDVHGIEAFLPGSQIDVKPIKDYDQFVGKTMEFKVVKINPEFKNVVVSHKALIEADIEGQKKEIIAQLEKGQVLEGTVKNITSYGVFIDLGGVDGLIHITDLSWSRVNHPSEILEDGQTVKVVILDFDDEKTRIQLGMKQLEAHPWDALSADMKVGDKVKGKVVVLADYGAFVEIAPGVEGLIHVSEMSWSTHLRSAGDFVKVGDEVEAEVLTLDREDRKISLGMKQLSKDPWENIEAKYPVGSQHVGTVRNFTNFGVFVELEEGIDGLIYISDLSWTKKIKHPSEFCAVGDKLDVVVLELDIQARRLSLGHKQLQENPWDKFEIKYAEGTVHAGKAVEVHDKGASVQFEDAEVEAFCPSRLLEKEDGSKIKKGEDAQFKVIEFNKEFKRVVVSHTGIFRDEEKKNVKESSNRNVSSSSNNEERSTLGDIDALAELKKKMEGGK comes from the coding sequence ATGTCAAAAGAGACAAATTCAGCAGAGGTTTTATTAAACCAAAACGTAGCACCAGAACAATTTGATTGGGATTCTTTCGAATCAGGTCTTGATGCAGACGCTAGAAAAGAAAAAAGTGATCTTGAAGAAATCTATAACGGATCTCTTAGCAGCTTAAATGATAACGACGTTATCACTGGTAAAGTTGTAAGATTAACTGACAAAGAAGCTATCGTAGACATCGACTTCAAATCTGAAGGTGTTATTTCTCTTAACGAATTCCGTTACAACCCAGGCCTAAAAGTAGGTGACGAAGTTGAAGTAATGGTAGACAGAAGAGAAGACAAAACAGGTCAATTACAATTATCTCACAGAAAAGCTAGAACGCTTAAAGCTTGGGATAGAGTAAACGAACTTCACGAAACTGGAGAAATCGTTAACGGTTTTGTTAAGTCTAGAACTAAAGGAGGTATGATCGTTGATGTACACGGTATTGAAGCATTCTTACCAGGTTCTCAAATCGACGTTAAGCCAATTAAAGATTACGATCAGTTCGTAGGTAAAACTATGGAGTTCAAAGTTGTGAAAATCAACCCTGAGTTCAAAAACGTAGTTGTATCTCACAAAGCATTGATCGAAGCAGATATCGAAGGTCAGAAAAAAGAAATCATCGCTCAGCTTGAAAAAGGTCAGGTTCTTGAAGGTACTGTTAAGAATATTACTTCTTACGGTGTATTCATTGACTTAGGAGGTGTTGATGGATTGATCCACATTACAGACCTTTCTTGGTCTAGAGTGAACCACCCATCTGAAATCCTTGAGGACGGACAGACTGTAAAAGTTGTTATCCTTGATTTTGATGACGAGAAAACAAGAATCCAATTAGGTATGAAGCAATTAGAAGCTCATCCTTGGGATGCTCTTTCTGCTGACATGAAAGTTGGTGATAAAGTAAAAGGAAAAGTAGTAGTTCTTGCTGACTATGGTGCATTTGTAGAAATCGCTCCAGGTGTTGAAGGATTGATCCACGTTTCTGAAATGTCTTGGTCTACTCATTTGAGAAGTGCTGGAGATTTCGTAAAAGTTGGTGATGAAGTAGAAGCAGAAGTTCTTACTCTTGATAGAGAAGACAGAAAAATCTCTTTAGGTATGAAACAATTATCTAAAGATCCATGGGAAAATATCGAAGCTAAGTATCCAGTAGGTTCTCAACATGTTGGGACTGTAAGAAACTTTACAAACTTCGGTGTATTCGTAGAATTGGAAGAAGGTATTGATGGATTAATCTATATCTCTGATCTTTCTTGGACTAAGAAAATCAAGCATCCATCTGAATTCTGTGCAGTAGGTGATAAATTAGATGTTGTAGTTCTAGAATTAGACATCCAAGCTAGAAGATTATCTCTAGGTCACAAACAATTGCAAGAAAACCCTTGGGATAAATTTGAAATTAAATATGCTGAAGGAACTGTACACGCTGGTAAAGCTGTAGAAGTACACGATAAAGGTGCTTCTGTACAATTCGAAGATGCTGAAGTTGAAGCTTTCTGCCCATCAAGATTATTAGAGAAGGAAGACGGATCTAAAATCAAAAAAGGGGAAGATGCTCAGTTTAAAGTAATCGAATTCAACAAAGAATTCAAGAGAGTAGTAGTTTCTCATACAGGTATCTTCAGAGACGAAGAGAAAAAGAATGTGAAAGAATCTTCTAACAGAAATGTATCTTCTTCTTCAAACAACGAAGAAAGATCAACTCTTGGAGACATCGATGCTTTAGCAGAATTGAAAAAGAAAATGGAAGGAGGTAAATAA
- the rluF gene encoding 23S rRNA pseudouridine(2604) synthase RluF: MEKTRINKYLSEVGYCSRRAADKLLEEGRIKINGQIPELGTKVSDEDVVEVDGKPIRESEEKPVYIAFNKPVGIVCTTDTKREIDNIIEYINHPKRIFPIGRLDKPSEGLILLTNDGDIVNKILRSKNNHEKEYLVRVDKPLNPKFLEKMRNGVPILDTVTKKCEVEKIDDMTFRIVLTQGLNRQIRRMCEFLGYEVKKLKRIRIMNIKLDIPLGKWRDLTREEFSTLNDLLEESSKTL; this comes from the coding sequence ATGGAAAAAACACGTATTAATAAATATCTTTCAGAAGTTGGTTATTGCTCAAGAAGAGCAGCAGATAAGCTTTTGGAAGAAGGTAGAATAAAAATAAACGGCCAGATTCCTGAGCTGGGAACTAAAGTTTCAGATGAAGACGTAGTAGAAGTTGACGGAAAACCCATCCGTGAATCTGAAGAAAAACCGGTTTATATTGCTTTCAACAAACCTGTAGGGATTGTTTGTACTACTGATACGAAGCGTGAAATTGATAATATTATAGAGTATATCAATCATCCTAAGCGAATTTTTCCAATCGGAAGATTAGATAAACCAAGCGAAGGTTTGATTTTACTGACGAATGATGGCGATATTGTCAACAAAATATTACGATCAAAAAATAACCACGAAAAAGAATACTTGGTAAGAGTTGACAAACCACTCAATCCAAAATTTTTAGAAAAAATGAGAAATGGCGTTCCAATTTTAGATACCGTCACTAAGAAATGTGAGGTGGAAAAAATTGATGATATGACTTTTCGTATTGTTTTGACACAAGGGCTTAATAGGCAAATTAGAAGAATGTGCGAATTTTTAGGGTATGAAGTGAAAAAGCTGAAACGCATAAGAATCATGAATATCAAGCTTGATATTCCTCTAGGAAAATGGAGAGATCTAACTCGTGAAGAATTTTCTACTTTGAATGATCTTTTGGAAGAGTCTAGTAAGACGCTTTAA